In Setaria viridis chromosome 5, Setaria_viridis_v4.0, whole genome shotgun sequence, the genomic stretch CGCCCTCCCCTACGCCCTCGACCCGGCCCTCCTCAACTCCTCCGCGCTCCACGGCCTGCCGCTCGCGCGCTTCCTGGCGCGCCACCAGCCGCGGGTGCTcgcgcgccgccacggccacgACCACTTCTTCATCCTCGCCGGGCCCGCCTGGGGCTTCTCCCAGGACCTGCAGCATGTcccgcacggcggcgccgccgaagaCGGCGACCAGCAGCCCGGCAGGATGTACGGCACCACCTCGCTGCTCCGCCTCCCGGAGCTCCGCAACTTCACCATCCTCACGCTCGAGTCCCGCGCCTGGCCGTGGCAGGAGCACGCCGTCCCGCACCCGACCTCCTTCCATCCGGCGTCGCTGCCGCGCCTGCGGGCCTggctcgcccgcgcgcgccgctcccgccgcacGGCGCTCATGCTCTACGCCGGCGGCGTCTCCAAGCCATCCAGGCCCAACATCCGCGGCGCCATCCTCGCCGAGTGCGCCAACCGCACCGCCTCCTGCATCGTCGTCGACTGCTCCGCCGGCGCCTGCGCGCTCGACCCCGGCGTGTACATGCGCCCCATGCTTAGGGCCAGATTCTGCCTCGAGCCGCCCGGGGACACGCCGTCGCGCCGGAACACCTTCGACGCCATCGTCGCCGGCTGCGTGCCGGTCTTCTTTGAGCACGACGCCGCGCGCCTGCAGTACGGCTGGCACCTGCCGCCCGGGGGCTACGACCAGTTCTCCGTCACCATACCCAAGGAGTCGGTGGTGATGGGTGGCGTCAGGATCGCCGACGTGCTGGCAGCCGTGCCGGAGGCCCAGGTGGCCAGGATGCGGGCGCGCCTGCTGGAGATGGCGCCCAGGGTACTCTACCGGCGGCACGGCAGCACGCCGGAGCTGAAGGAGGCGAGCAAGGACGCGGTGGACCTTGCCG encodes the following:
- the LOC117854810 gene encoding probable xyloglucan galactosyltransferase GT19, coding for MPPFLLNAPRRLDSPIEMLRPGCCCRLLLFRLLACCTVATAAAQAQDPCAGRRIHVRRLPARFNTELLRHCATAFPLADPGSTPACASLANHGLGPRTHNGSRSWYRTDARLLEPFFHRRVLELPCLVSRPARADAVFVPYYAALDALPYALDPALLNSSALHGLPLARFLARHQPRVLARRHGHDHFFILAGPAWGFSQDLQHVPHGGAAEDGDQQPGRMYGTTSLLRLPELRNFTILTLESRAWPWQEHAVPHPTSFHPASLPRLRAWLARARRSRRTALMLYAGGVSKPSRPNIRGAILAECANRTASCIVVDCSAGACALDPGVYMRPMLRARFCLEPPGDTPSRRNTFDAIVAGCVPVFFEHDAARLQYGWHLPPGGYDQFSVTIPKESVVMGGVRIADVLAAVPEAQVARMRARLLEMAPRVLYRRHGSTPELKEASKDAVDLAVEGALRRIRNRVRALDGGDPDAIYSLEDDVVDMV